One Deltaproteobacteria bacterium DNA window includes the following coding sequences:
- a CDS encoding MMPL family transporter, with amino-acid sequence MFVERYIEWVLKHRKWVIALCSVVTIIAMGILSQGVIASSLIQLFFGESDDYARYRVLANDFSASDVILLSIDDESAFEEKGWSALTKALETVESLDDVRRVTSFLKGNLIESRADALHIASYEEEASRDTVDWQQLKAWVTQDELMRGTLVSEDGDAYTLVVELTDKKNRPVEALPAILDGVLGPLHEAGIKKDSIHLAGFVPDSIEATVQARLSIILIFPMTSLILICVVYWLFGQLWPVFATAGVGLIAIIWTFAVAIIVDPQINLMLAMVPAVMMVVSFSDIVHLCSCYLLELQAGKEGREAIVKSCSEVGLACWFTSVTTFFGFVSMAFVPTPVFRMLG; translated from the coding sequence TTGTTTGTTGAGCGCTATATTGAGTGGGTCCTTAAACATCGAAAATGGGTCATTGCTCTTTGCTCGGTGGTCACCATCATTGCGATGGGTATTCTTTCCCAGGGCGTTATTGCCTCTTCTTTAATTCAGCTATTTTTTGGAGAGAGTGACGACTATGCGCGTTACCGCGTTTTAGCCAACGACTTCAGTGCCAGTGACGTCATTCTCCTCTCTATTGATGATGAGAGTGCATTTGAAGAGAAGGGCTGGTCGGCGCTAACCAAAGCTTTGGAAACCGTTGAGTCGTTAGACGATGTGCGACGTGTGACGAGCTTCCTTAAAGGGAACCTTATCGAGTCACGGGCCGATGCTCTCCATATTGCGAGCTATGAAGAGGAGGCCAGCCGGGACACGGTCGACTGGCAGCAGCTTAAAGCTTGGGTGACCCAAGATGAATTGATGCGTGGAACGCTTGTCTCCGAAGATGGTGATGCTTACACCCTGGTGGTTGAGCTAACGGACAAGAAAAACCGGCCCGTCGAAGCTTTGCCAGCGATTCTGGATGGCGTCTTAGGGCCACTTCATGAAGCAGGTATCAAAAAAGATTCGATACATCTTGCTGGTTTTGTTCCAGACAGCATCGAAGCCACGGTTCAAGCCAGGCTCAGTATCATTTTGATTTTCCCGATGACCAGCTTGATTTTGATCTGTGTGGTCTATTGGCTTTTTGGGCAACTCTGGCCTGTTTTTGCCACAGCTGGGGTTGGCCTTATTGCTATCATCTGGACTTTCGCTGTTGCCATTATTGTAGATCCACAAATCAATCTGATGCTCGCTATGGTGCCCGCGGTGATGATGGTGGTTTCATTTAGCGATATCGTGCATTTATGTTCTTGCTATCTTCTAGAGTTACAAGCGGGCAAAGAGGGCAGAGAGGCCATCGTAAAGTCATGCTCTGAGGTCGGGCTTGCCTGCTGGTTTACCTCGGTTACTACATTTTTTGGCTTTGTATCCATGGCTTTCGTGCCGACACCGGTCTTTCGAATGCTGGGG
- a CDS encoding universal stress protein, with protein MDLLTPRTVLAPIDFSELSRHALTMADRIAHERNANLTVLHVHPVVQTAFMDLTYPESPERMAQAMVELEARMAEWTSELKTPQDKIDAKVIIGNPVDLITQESSKHGLLVISTHGRTGISHFLMGSVAERVVRVAHCAVLVVKKDNHPQP; from the coding sequence ATGGACCTTCTAACACCGCGCACCGTTCTCGCCCCGATTGATTTCTCTGAATTATCGCGCCACGCTCTCACGATGGCCGATAGGATTGCCCACGAAAGGAATGCGAACCTCACGGTCTTGCACGTGCATCCCGTTGTTCAGACTGCGTTTATGGATTTGACCTACCCGGAATCTCCGGAGCGTATGGCGCAGGCGATGGTAGAGCTGGAGGCGCGGATGGCTGAATGGACCTCCGAACTCAAGACTCCGCAGGATAAGATCGATGCCAAAGTGATTATCGGTAACCCTGTAGATTTGATTACTCAGGAGTCCTCAAAACATGGACTCTTGGTCATCTCGACGCACGGTAGAACCGGCATTTCACACTTTTTAATGGGTTCGGTTGCCGAACGCGTGGTTCGAGTCGCCCATTGCGCTGTTTTAGTCGTGAAAAAGGATAATCATCCACAGCCATAG
- the glpD gene encoding glycerol-3-phosphate dehydrogenase, translated as MLAQATMWEKLGQEPVDVLVVGGGINGAGIARDAANRGLNVALVEMRDLAYGTSSRSSKMVHGGLRYLEQFAFGLVFESVSERRILLKIAPHLVRPLGYIFPIFKTGTRGLGMVSLGMWVYEALSLFRSPRRHKTLKAHALSEVEPIVDTQGMLGAPLYYDCATDDARLTLESALDAAHQGAIVSTWTRVTQFEKDDSGNVLGVRVKNELTGEEKSVKASLVVNATGPWTDKTRGLSKEAVKPMVMRTKGVHVVVSRKSLPVNHCVICPHPDDARGVFAVPWGEQTYIGNTDTAYGKVEGGVTATLNDVDYLLEASNTYFPGHQLDRNDVIATWAGLRPLLAPESDDISNSKVTREHSIEVGADGVVTVAGGKLTTYRKMANEVVTVSLKALKKRGHKLKTRRSTTAKVALPGAQGMPRGGLSQLKADLVQNASGVLPPEICESLVDTYGVRAADVVDLVKKKPELANPLIKGRHEIAAQVVFAVESEFAATATDFLIQRTQIFYRDDDQGLGALHEVVRIMTELLLWNDARQKTEIARYQNDVATSRGWRDEIAQEKSA; from the coding sequence ATGTTAGCTCAAGCAACCATGTGGGAAAAGTTGGGGCAAGAGCCCGTCGATGTCTTGGTGGTTGGCGGCGGTATCAATGGGGCAGGAATTGCCCGAGATGCGGCTAATCGTGGCCTCAATGTGGCGCTTGTTGAAATGCGAGACCTCGCATACGGGACGAGTTCTCGTTCATCCAAGATGGTTCATGGTGGGCTTCGATATCTAGAGCAATTTGCCTTTGGCCTTGTGTTTGAGTCTGTGAGCGAACGCCGCATCTTATTGAAGATTGCACCGCACTTGGTCCGTCCGCTGGGTTATATCTTTCCCATTTTCAAAACTGGCACACGTGGTTTGGGGATGGTGAGCCTCGGGATGTGGGTTTACGAAGCACTGAGTTTGTTTCGGTCCCCACGACGCCACAAAACCTTAAAGGCCCACGCGCTGAGCGAAGTAGAACCCATTGTCGATACCCAGGGCATGCTTGGAGCACCTCTCTACTATGATTGCGCTACAGATGATGCTCGCTTGACTTTGGAGTCAGCTTTAGACGCGGCTCACCAGGGTGCAATTGTATCAACCTGGACCCGTGTGACTCAATTTGAGAAGGATGATTCCGGGAACGTATTGGGTGTTAGGGTTAAGAACGAGTTAACGGGCGAAGAGAAATCAGTGAAAGCATCGCTGGTGGTGAACGCAACAGGTCCTTGGACGGATAAGACCCGTGGGCTGTCTAAGGAAGCGGTTAAGCCTATGGTCATGCGAACCAAAGGCGTGCACGTTGTAGTAAGCCGAAAAAGTCTCCCCGTGAATCATTGTGTTATTTGTCCACACCCTGACGATGCTCGCGGTGTTTTCGCGGTGCCTTGGGGCGAGCAAACCTATATCGGAAATACAGACACGGCTTATGGAAAGGTCGAAGGCGGGGTAACGGCTACGTTGAACGATGTCGATTATCTTCTAGAGGCCAGCAATACCTATTTTCCAGGTCATCAATTAGACCGAAACGATGTAATCGCTACTTGGGCCGGGCTAAGGCCATTACTCGCTCCAGAGTCGGATGACATCAGTAACTCAAAGGTAACACGAGAGCATAGCATTGAGGTTGGCGCCGATGGTGTTGTGACGGTCGCTGGCGGTAAGCTAACCACCTATCGTAAAATGGCGAATGAAGTTGTTACTGTTTCTCTGAAGGCTTTAAAGAAGCGCGGGCATAAATTAAAGACCCGACGTTCAACCACCGCGAAAGTAGCATTGCCGGGAGCTCAAGGAATGCCGCGGGGCGGTTTGTCGCAACTAAAAGCTGACTTGGTTCAAAATGCTTCTGGCGTATTGCCCCCGGAAATATGTGAGTCATTGGTTGATACGTACGGCGTGCGCGCTGCAGATGTTGTTGATTTGGTGAAGAAGAAGCCTGAGTTGGCAAACCCACTGATTAAAGGTCGACATGAAATCGCTGCTCAAGTCGTGTTTGCTGTGGAGTCCGAATTTGCGGCAACAGCAACAGATTTCCTCATTCAGCGAACTCAGATTTTTTATCGCGATGATGACCAGGGCTTAGGGGCTTTACACGAAGTCGTCAGAATTATGACCGAGCTTTTGCTTTGGAACGATGCACGCCAAAAGACCGAAATCGCGCGTTATCAAAACGACGTTGCAACAAGCCGTGGTTGGCGTGATGAAATAGCTCAAGAGAAGTCTGCTTGA
- a CDS encoding metal-sensitive transcriptional regulator, whose amino-acid sequence MEDSQDQKKILTRLKRAQGQVGAIHRMLEEDSPCLDVLVQIAAVQGALNKAGQDLLANHIEHSVHQVFENADAEARANKMKDLMTIFQRYTHIGGPS is encoded by the coding sequence ATGGAAGATAGCCAAGATCAAAAGAAAATTCTCACGCGACTCAAGCGAGCTCAAGGCCAAGTTGGAGCCATCCACCGAATGCTTGAAGAAGATAGCCCCTGCCTCGACGTGCTGGTCCAGATTGCAGCTGTTCAAGGGGCTCTCAATAAAGCCGGCCAGGACCTTCTTGCAAACCATATAGAGCACAGTGTTCACCAAGTCTTCGAAAACGCAGACGCCGAAGCTCGCGCCAATAAGATGAAAGATTTGATGACTATTTTTCAACGATACACCCACATCGGGGGACCTTCTTAA